A genomic window from Micromonospora violae includes:
- a CDS encoding proline dehydrogenase family protein: MLRSVILAASRSSQVERLVATAPYTRDVVRRFVAGAATDDALRATRGLVDDGLAVTLDHLGEDTVTPEQATATRDEYLKLLKMLAAAGLTPAAEVSVKLSALGQMFDEQLAYDNARAICAAADAAGTTVTLDMEDHTTTDSTLEVLSRLRKDFPSTGAVLQAYLRRTESDCRELSSAGSRVRLCKGAYKEPESVAYQSAREVDKSYVRCMNILMSGDGYPMLATHDPRMIAIGEDRARWFDRGAERFEFQMLYGIRPEEQARLAGEGYTVRTYVPYGDEWYGYLMRRLAERPANLVFFGRALISKK, translated from the coding sequence ATGCTCCGTTCCGTCATCCTCGCCGCCTCCCGGTCATCCCAGGTCGAGCGGCTCGTCGCGACCGCCCCGTACACCCGGGACGTCGTCCGCCGGTTCGTCGCCGGCGCCGCCACCGACGACGCGTTGCGCGCGACCCGCGGGCTCGTCGACGACGGCCTCGCGGTCACCCTCGACCACCTCGGTGAGGACACCGTCACCCCCGAGCAGGCCACCGCCACCCGGGACGAATACCTGAAGCTGCTGAAGATGCTCGCCGCCGCGGGGCTCACCCCGGCCGCCGAGGTGAGCGTGAAGCTCTCCGCCCTCGGGCAGATGTTCGACGAGCAGTTGGCGTACGACAACGCGCGGGCGATCTGCGCGGCGGCCGACGCGGCGGGCACCACTGTCACCCTGGACATGGAGGACCACACCACCACCGACTCGACGCTGGAGGTGCTGAGCCGGCTGCGCAAGGACTTCCCGTCGACCGGCGCGGTGCTCCAGGCGTACCTGCGGCGGACCGAGTCGGACTGCCGGGAGCTCTCCTCGGCCGGGTCGCGGGTGCGGCTGTGCAAGGGCGCCTACAAGGAGCCGGAGTCGGTGGCGTACCAGTCGGCCCGTGAGGTGGACAAGTCGTACGTCCGCTGCATGAACATCCTGATGTCCGGCGACGGCTACCCGATGCTGGCCACCCACGACCCCCGGATGATCGCCATCGGTGAGGACCGGGCCCGGTGGTTCGACCGGGGGGCGGAGCGCTTCGAGTTCCAGATGCTCTACGGCATCCGCCCGGAGGAGCAGGCCCGGCTGGCCGGCGAGGGCTACACCGTGCGCACCTACGTCCCGTACGGCGACGAGTGGTACGGCTACCTGATGCGCCGGCTCGCCGAGCGCCCCGCCAACCTGGTCTTCTTCGGCCGGGCCCTGATTTCCAAGAAGTAG
- a CDS encoding glutathionylspermidine synthase family protein gives MRRETVTPRPDWDATIRSQGLVYVDTELPDGGIMSYWNETAAYAFDLDEVLRLEEATEELHRMSVAAAEHVVAQRRYAEFGIPEWATDAVARSLREAPPTLYGRFDLAYDGTWPPKMLEYNADTPTALVEASIIQWYWLEQTRPDLDQWNSLHERLVGAWAKIGAGLHDPRVHVLWSNEEESGEDHMTAGYLAETARQAGLTAELQPIQEIGWDGRRFVDADDRPVTTCFKLYPWEWMLAEPYGPAALAPGTPTTWIEPAWKLLLSNKALLAVLWELYPGHEYLLPAYLDSPRGMPEYVAKPLLGREGGSVRIVTADEEITNPGIYGDEGWCYQEFRALPQFGDYRTVLGSWIVDGESAGLGVRESASLITDGYARFLPHYIDAPRTP, from the coding sequence GTGCGCCGCGAGACGGTCACGCCGCGCCCCGACTGGGACGCCACCATCCGGTCGCAGGGGTTGGTCTACGTCGACACCGAGCTGCCCGACGGCGGGATCATGTCGTACTGGAACGAGACCGCCGCGTACGCCTTCGACCTGGACGAGGTGCTGCGGCTGGAGGAGGCCACCGAGGAGCTGCACCGGATGTCGGTGGCCGCCGCCGAGCATGTGGTGGCGCAGCGCCGGTACGCCGAGTTCGGCATCCCGGAGTGGGCGACCGACGCGGTGGCCCGGTCGCTGCGGGAGGCGCCACCGACCTTGTACGGGCGCTTCGACCTCGCCTACGACGGCACCTGGCCCCCGAAGATGTTGGAGTACAACGCGGACACCCCCACCGCGCTGGTCGAGGCGAGCATCATCCAGTGGTACTGGCTGGAGCAGACCCGGCCGGACCTGGACCAGTGGAACAGCCTGCACGAGCGGCTGGTCGGCGCCTGGGCCAAGATCGGGGCCGGGCTGCACGACCCCCGGGTGCACGTGCTCTGGTCGAACGAGGAGGAGTCCGGCGAGGACCACATGACCGCCGGGTACCTCGCCGAGACCGCGCGACAGGCCGGCCTGACCGCCGAGCTCCAGCCCATCCAGGAGATCGGCTGGGACGGCCGGCGCTTCGTCGACGCCGACGACCGCCCGGTGACCACCTGCTTCAAGCTCTACCCGTGGGAGTGGATGCTGGCCGAGCCGTACGGGCCGGCGGCCCTGGCCCCGGGCACCCCGACCACCTGGATCGAGCCTGCCTGGAAACTATTGCTCTCCAACAAGGCGCTGCTCGCGGTCCTCTGGGAGCTGTACCCCGGCCACGAGTACCTGCTCCCGGCGTACCTCGACTCGCCGCGCGGCATGCCGGAGTACGTCGCCAAGCCCCTGCTGGGCCGTGAGGGCGGTTCGGTACGCATCGTCACCGCCGATGAGGAAATCACCAATCCGGGCATCTACGGCGACGAGGGCTGGTGCTACCAGGAGTTCCGGGCGTTGCCGCAGTTCGGCGACTACCGGACGGTGCTGGGCAGCTGGATCGTCGACGGCGAATCGGCCGGCCTGGGGGTACGGGAGAGCGCCAGTCTGATCACCGACGGCTACGCGCGGTTCTTGCCGCACTACATCGACGCGCCGCGCACCCCCTGA
- a CDS encoding CGNR zinc finger domain-containing protein — translation MNFDAYARTGVDLVNARLDDLDDLRALFPDENAWMRDEVADRDVAIFRRAQKRLRDVFEYGTSGRDAQAVTELNALLEAFPVQPRISGHDSSDWHMHVTSRGASVSAEYLAGAVWGLSVWLCEYGSARFGVCADERCGNVYLDTSSNCCRRFCSERCATRSHVAAHRARKRAAVGEQVTVAAQPTSGVDSLSPVS, via the coding sequence GTGAACTTCGACGCGTACGCCCGGACCGGCGTTGACCTGGTCAACGCCCGCCTGGACGACCTCGACGACCTGCGAGCCCTCTTCCCCGACGAGAACGCCTGGATGCGCGACGAGGTCGCGGACCGGGACGTCGCGATCTTCCGGCGGGCACAGAAACGGTTGCGCGACGTCTTCGAGTACGGCACCTCGGGGCGGGACGCCCAGGCGGTCACCGAGCTGAACGCGCTGCTTGAGGCGTTCCCGGTGCAGCCGCGCATATCCGGGCACGACTCCAGTGACTGGCACATGCACGTGACCAGCCGGGGCGCCTCGGTCAGCGCCGAGTACCTGGCCGGCGCGGTCTGGGGGCTGTCGGTCTGGCTCTGCGAGTACGGCAGCGCCCGGTTCGGGGTCTGCGCCGACGAGCGGTGCGGCAACGTCTACCTGGACACGTCGTCCAACTGCTGCCGGCGGTTCTGCTCGGAGCGGTGCGCCACCCGCTCGCACGTCGCGGCGCACCGGGCCCGCAAGCGGGCGGCGGTCGGCGAGCAGGTCACCGTCGCCGCGCAGCCGACCTCCGGCGTCGACTCCCTCTCACCGGTCAGCTGA